A genome region from Tenebrio molitor chromosome 4, icTenMoli1.1, whole genome shotgun sequence includes the following:
- the LOC138128255 gene encoding uncharacterized protein, producing the protein MGSIPTRISLEDLTDEFEKLNTISITWRHWKTSPIRNLSVSTSRLATTSTTADPDREDPPAPGSRARHDGDRTHPSESFATVEAAMTEGENSTTFFRIAPGAKKTAERGRRKSEGDAGTSWK; encoded by the exons ATGGGCAGCATCCCGACCAGAATATCTTTAGAAGACTTGACCGACGAATTCGAGAAACTGAATACCATCAGCATCACATGGAGGCATTGGAAGACCTC TCCGATCCGAAATCTGTCGGTGTCTACATCGCGGCTCGCCACCACCAGCACCACCGCCGACCCCGATCGAGAAGACCCCCCAGCCCCAG GAAGTCGTGCTCGCCATGATGGGGATCGGACTCACCCGTCGGAAAGCTTCGCAACAGTAGAGGCGGCGATGACAGAG GGCGAAAACTCCACCACTTTTTTCCGGATCGCTCCTGGAGCTAAGAAAACGGCGGAGCGGGGGCGGCGAAAAAGCGAGGGGGATGCCGGCACATCCTGGAAATAA